From one Streptomyces sp. N50 genomic stretch:
- a CDS encoding helix-turn-helix domain-containing protein, whose translation MFIHGTRVRQQALTLLRDGAKNADVARQLNVPLGTIGYWKHLDRAKHGECPGNHDPKCPRCDGRDLDLAAYSYLLGLYLGDGHISQYSEHRVPSLMITCDESWPGLMDKCEAAMRTVFPDNSVCRVRKVGCRNVKVYSKHLHCLFPQHGPGKKHDRRIVLEPWQQDIVDAHPWEFIRGLIHSDGCRITNWTTRMVAGERKRYEYPRYFFTNKSDDIRKLFTDTLDKVGVGWTTLARGSDPFNISVARKSSVALMDTHVGPKH comes from the coding sequence ATGTTCATTCATGGCACGCGGGTTCGACAACAAGCACTGACGCTGCTGCGCGACGGCGCGAAGAACGCGGACGTGGCCCGGCAGCTCAACGTCCCGCTCGGCACCATCGGCTACTGGAAACACCTCGACCGCGCGAAGCATGGCGAGTGCCCAGGGAATCACGACCCCAAGTGCCCACGCTGCGACGGCCGAGACCTGGACCTGGCGGCGTACAGCTACCTGCTCGGCCTCTACCTCGGCGACGGCCACATCAGCCAGTACTCAGAGCACCGTGTACCCAGCCTGATGATCACGTGCGACGAGTCCTGGCCCGGGCTCATGGACAAGTGCGAAGCAGCCATGCGCACCGTCTTCCCCGACAACTCCGTCTGCCGAGTCCGCAAGGTCGGCTGCCGCAACGTGAAGGTCTACTCGAAGCACCTGCACTGCCTCTTCCCCCAGCACGGCCCCGGCAAGAAGCACGACCGCCGCATAGTCCTCGAACCCTGGCAGCAGGACATCGTCGACGCCCACCCCTGGGAGTTCATCCGGGGCCTCATCCACTCCGACGGCTGCCGCATCACCAACTGGACGACCCGCATGGTCGCCGGTGAGCGCAAGCGCTACGAATACCCCCGGTACTTCTTCACCAACAAGTCCGACGACATCCGGAAGCTCTTCACCGACACCCTCGACAAGGTCGGCGTCGGATGGACCACTCTGGCCCGCGGCAGCGACCCGTTCAACATCTCCGTCGCCCGCAAATCCTCAGTCGCCCTCATGGACACCCACGTCGGCCCCAAACACTGA
- the pyk gene encoding pyruvate kinase has translation MRRAKIVCTLGPATDSYDQIKALVEAGMDVARFNLSHGTHAEHEERYQRVRKASEETGRSVGMLADLQGPKIRLGRFTEGPVLLERGDTFTITVEEGAEGDRQSCGTTYAGLAADVTPGERVLVDDGKVCLEVTAVDGPRVHTKVVEGGMVSDHKGLNLPGVAVSVPALSDKDEADLRWALRTGFDVIALSFVRSGKDIDDVHRIMDEEGHRLPVIAKVEKPQAVEAIDGIVAAFDGIMVARGDLGVEMPLEQVPIVQKRAIKLAKRNAKPVIVATQMLDSMIENSRPTRAEASDVANAVIDGTDAVMLSGETSVGKYPIATVTTMSRIVEAAEEDILAKGLPPLTERNKPRTQGGAVARAAAEMGDFLGAKFLVAFTQSGDTVRRLSRYRSPIPVMAFTPDPATRAQLNLTWGVETILGPHVDSTDAMVDQVDELLLKYGRCQKGDIVVITAGSPPGVAGSTNLVRVHHVGEDDSPK, from the coding sequence ATGCGCCGAGCGAAAATCGTCTGTACATTGGGCCCCGCCACCGACTCCTACGACCAGATCAAAGCCCTGGTCGAAGCCGGAATGGACGTAGCCCGCTTCAACCTCAGCCACGGCACCCACGCCGAACACGAGGAGCGCTACCAGCGCGTCCGAAAGGCCTCCGAGGAGACCGGCCGCAGCGTCGGAATGCTCGCCGACCTTCAAGGCCCGAAGATCCGACTCGGTCGCTTCACCGAAGGCCCCGTACTCCTTGAACGCGGAGACACCTTCACCATCACCGTCGAAGAAGGCGCCGAAGGCGACCGCCAGTCCTGCGGAACGACCTACGCCGGCCTCGCCGCGGACGTCACCCCGGGTGAGCGCGTCCTCGTCGACGACGGCAAGGTCTGCCTCGAAGTCACCGCCGTCGACGGCCCCCGCGTCCACACCAAGGTCGTCGAAGGCGGCATGGTCTCCGACCACAAGGGCCTGAACCTCCCCGGAGTCGCCGTGTCCGTCCCGGCCCTCTCCGACAAGGACGAGGCCGACCTCCGCTGGGCCCTGCGCACCGGCTTCGACGTCATCGCGCTGTCCTTCGTCCGCAGCGGCAAGGACATCGACGACGTCCACCGCATCATGGACGAGGAGGGCCACCGCCTCCCCGTCATCGCCAAGGTCGAGAAACCCCAGGCGGTCGAGGCCATCGACGGCATCGTCGCCGCCTTCGACGGCATCATGGTCGCCCGCGGCGACCTCGGCGTGGAAATGCCCCTCGAACAGGTCCCGATCGTCCAGAAGCGCGCCATCAAACTGGCCAAGCGCAACGCCAAGCCGGTCATCGTCGCCACCCAGATGCTCGACTCGATGATCGAGAACTCCCGCCCCACGCGCGCGGAGGCGAGCGATGTGGCGAACGCCGTGATCGACGGCACGGACGCGGTGATGCTGTCCGGCGAGACCAGCGTCGGCAAGTACCCCATCGCGACCGTCACCACCATGTCCCGCATCGTCGAAGCGGCCGAGGAGGACATCCTCGCCAAGGGTCTGCCCCCGCTGACCGAACGCAACAAGCCCCGCACCCAGGGCGGCGCCGTGGCCCGCGCGGCCGCCGAGATGGGCGACTTCCTCGGCGCGAAGTTCCTGGTGGCCTTCACCCAGTCCGGCGACACGGTACGGCGGTTGTCCCGCTACCGGTCGCCCATCCCCGTGATGGCCTTCACGCCCGACCCGGCCACCCGCGCCCAGCTCAACCTCACCTGGGGCGTGGAGACCATCCTCGGCCCGCACGTCGACTCCACCGACGCGATGGTCGACCAGGTCGACGAACTCCTCCTCAAGTACGGCCGCTGCCAGAAGGGCGACATCGTCGTCATCACGGCCGGCTCGCCCCCCGGAGTCGCCGGCTCGACGAACCTCGTCCGCGTCCACCACGTCGGCGAGGACGACAGCCCCAAGTAG
- a CDS encoding SIMPL domain-containing protein, which yields MTTPTDEPQPPVPYGTPDAPRIAVRGEARLEVDPEIARIGITVAARGTDRRTALDDLTRRNATVLDLVKSYGEAVERLETGGFSITPELTKHGRGERVHRYHGRVTITAELVDFTALGELTTRLADLDLTRVDGPWWALRPDSPVHRQARQQAVHEAVQRAREYAEALGTTLAALVELADIGAENAETYGTPQRRMRSMSFAGAAAEDTAAAPLDLEPQRQHIYAQVNARFTMAPPRL from the coding sequence ATGACCACGCCCACAGACGAACCCCAACCCCCCGTCCCCTACGGCACCCCCGACGCCCCCCGCATCGCCGTCCGCGGCGAGGCCCGCCTCGAGGTCGACCCCGAGATCGCCCGCATCGGCATCACCGTCGCCGCCCGCGGCACCGACCGCCGCACCGCCCTCGACGACCTCACCCGCCGCAACGCCACCGTCCTCGACCTCGTCAAAAGCTACGGCGAAGCAGTCGAACGCCTGGAGACCGGCGGCTTCTCCATCACCCCCGAACTCACCAAACACGGCCGCGGCGAACGCGTCCACCGCTACCACGGCAGGGTCACCATCACCGCCGAACTGGTCGACTTCACCGCCCTCGGCGAACTCACCACCCGCCTCGCCGACCTCGACCTCACCCGCGTCGACGGACCCTGGTGGGCCCTGCGCCCCGACTCACCCGTCCACCGCCAGGCCCGCCAGCAAGCCGTCCACGAAGCCGTCCAACGCGCCCGCGAATACGCCGAAGCACTCGGCACCACCCTCGCCGCCCTCGTCGAACTCGCCGACATCGGCGCCGAGAACGCCGAGACCTACGGCACCCCCCAGCGCCGTATGCGCTCCATGTCCTTCGCCGGCGCGGCCGCCGAGGACACCGCCGCCGCACCCCTCGACCTCGAACCCCAGCGGCAACACATCTACGCCCAGGTCAACGCACGCTTCACGATGGCACCCCCGCGCCTTTGA